From a single Silene latifolia isolate original U9 population chromosome 6, ASM4854445v1, whole genome shotgun sequence genomic region:
- the LOC141588165 gene encoding uncharacterized protein LOC141588165, with translation MKKVRASEHVSGIFQKRLPQKCSDPDMFTIPCKIGDLDCQHAMLDLGASINVLANYLYESLKLGPLKPTRTVICLADRSNIYPKGIVEDILVKVGEMLFPADFYVIAKEPEKGSTPILLGRPFMRTSNTKIDVSSGRLTMEFEREKIEYSIYEKMKYPTETSSL, from the coding sequence ATGAAAAAGgtaagggctagtgaacatgtgtcgGGAATTTTTCAAAAACGGTTGCCACAAAAATGTAGTGATCCGGACATGTTCACCATCCCTTGTAAAATTGGTGACTTGGATTGTCAACATGCTATGCTTGATTTAGGTGCATCCATTAATGTCTTGGCCAATTACCTATATGAGTCTCTCAAGTTAGGGCCTTTGAAACCGACTCGTACGGTCATTTGTTTGGCCGATAGGTCCAATATCTATCCTAAAGGAATTGTGGAAGATATCTTGGTGAAGGTGGGGGAAATGCTTTTCCCCGCCGACTTCTATGTAATTGCAAAGGAACCCGAGAAAGGCTCCACTCCCattttgttgggaaggcctttcatgagaacttcCAACACCAAGATTGATGTATCTAGTGGACGCCTCACAATGGAATTTGAAAGGGAAAAGATTGAGTATAGCATATATGAGAAAATGAAATACCCAACCGAGACTTCATCTTTGTGa